The genomic interval ACCTTCAGCACCCTAGCAGTGCCCCAGATAGCGAGGATTGCTTCCTTTTGAAGAAACAGGCCAGACCAGCTAAGGGAATCTAGGGGGTCACTCCCTGTGCACCTCCTTAGCTCAACTAGGGGTAAATGGAGGAGGCACAAATATGAGGAAAGGGCGTGCAAACTTACCTGACAAGCATCCTTTCCTTTTTTAGTATCACCACATATCATCCCTTTCAAGACCAGATCCCTTTTAGATGACAAGGCTTTCTGTATCTTCTCATTACATTCTTGGTAAAGGATGATTTGTTGGTCCACTTCCTGTAGAATCTCTGTTGAATTCATGTCCGCTAACGAAGAAGATAAGCAGAGTGTGAATCTGTACAAGTCAATAGTAAGCCCCCTGCATCCAGTCTGACCCTGGAAGACAGTAGGACAGTTTGTATCCCATTTGACACAGGAGGGATCTGAGGCCCAAAGGTGACACAGGGAAAGGCAGGGTAAAAGGCAAAACCaagataggaaaaggaagaatatttCAGAAGGGGGAGAGGCAAGTCCTTAGTATCCTGAGAAATGACAACCAAGCATCTGTCACTCTTGAGTTTTGATAGTAATGGTGACAGGGTGTCCTTAGCATCAGTAAATCAACTTCACATTTTAGGGGAGGATCACAGGCTCTTGGACAGGTAGCATGTCACAGGTACCAAATCCAGCCTCTTCCCATGGATAGGAAGCTGTACAGCCTCAGGTCCAGAACAGGAATCTCAGGCTTTGCATACACTTCAAGAGACAAGAAGCTCCCTATCCTAAAGACAGCTATTCTCAATGAGAAGCAGCTCTGACTGGCAAACAGTTCATCACCCCCTGGGCAGAAATCTCTCTGGATGTATCTGGTTATCTCcttttgaggaaaaaaacaaacaaacaaacaaacacaaaaatcccTCAAACCAGCTCCCCATGTGCCCCCAAAATCTGCATAAGGAGCAACTCTTGGCTGAGCAACTCCAATTCCCAGGCAAAGTGACTTTCCTAAATTTCTTGATCACCCAAGCCATTCAGGACCCATTACCTTGACTGCTCTTAAACTGCAATCCCTTTACCTCcctgtctttccttctctttggccTTCATTTCTGTTTCAAGGATAAGActgcttctcctctctccccagttTGCTTCTGATCTGGAAGTCTTaccttcttgttttgttttgccccACCCAGTCACCCAGCACTTGGTCCCAGTTTGCACATGGAAAAGCTCAGAAGGGACGCAGATAGGGTGGATAGTAGTGGTAAAATTCACAGGGTAGAGGAGGCGAAGAAGGGCAATGTCATTTATAACCGTTGCAGCTGTTCTGAACTTAGGATGGACAATGATGTTCCGGATGGGGATCACCAGGCTTGTCTTTTGTGTACTGAGACGCCGATCTCCCATCTTCACGCTGTACTGCAAATGACTGTGGGAGAGAGGACATGCTCCTCACCCTGGGAAGcgtccctcctgcccttcccatCCGAGATGGTTCCCAGCATGACCCCAACCTTCCTCGCCACTTCCTTCCCACACCCCATCTCTAGCACCAAATCGTCTCATTTTGGGTCTCCCTCCAAATCCTCTTAAGTACCTTTAGTAAAGAGAGGGCAGTACAGAAACTTTCCCCTTTCCACcgaatgtgtttttgttttaccaGTTCGCCAGGGTGGTGGGCCAAGGGTGTTGGAGGAGAGCAGGGCCGCCTGCAGGACCCCGCATCTCCATCTGCCCCTCACCTTATGATGCAGTGCGCGGCGGTCAGCACCCACTGCGCGGTGATGAGAGAGCCTCCGCACACGTGCTTCTCCCTGTTGCGCACGCTCACCTGCCAGGGCCACTTCCCCTCCTCGGCGTTAAAGCCTCCAACAATCTTCAGGAAGGGCCGGCCACACACTAGACCAGGATATGCAGGAAGAAGGACTGGAAGAGTCAGGTCCCACCTGCGAGCCCGTGCCCGGCGACCCCTGCGTCCCAGTGCTCCGCAGCCGGCTCACCTGGGGCGTGCTCACCCGAGGAGAACGCCAGCAGGTGCGGCAGCACCCCGATCGGGCCGTGCGTGGGAGCCACCTGGGTGCGAGTCTGCATGGACGGGGTGTCTGTGTGCGCCACCGACTCCCCTGTAGGCCCCTCCTGCCCGCTGGCCCCGGAAACCTCGCCGCTCGTGGGCCCAGAGGACGTGAGGGGCACGGCGGATGCGTAGGCCTCGCCGAGCTGCAGCTGCAGGAGCAGGAGCCAGGCCAGCAGGCCCAGGCAGCCGCCCCGGGACGCCATGGTGCGCGGGCCCTGCGGCGCCCCCTCGCGGCCGGGTTGGCTGCCGATGGCGACCACGGGGCGCACGCGGCGGCAGGCGGCGAGCTAGGACCACGACATGGGGGTGTGGCTTCCTGAGTTTCCCTCGACCTCACTCCTTCTGGACCAAGGGGCAGGCGCTGCTGGGGTGGCAGTCCTCGATGGAGACCGCTGCCTAGGGTCGCGCTCCAGACGTCCAGCCTGGATTCTTGTAGTTGACATATGGTCCCCAGGGAGGCAGTGTTGAGATGGAGGAACCTCGAAAAGGTGCGGCCTAGAGGACGTGCTTAACTCATTGAGGGTGCTTCTCTTGGAAAGGATTAGTGTAGCTCTCATAGGACCCCAGTTAGTTCacatgataattattttaaaaataacctggCCCTGAAgtttctctggcttcctgtcacCATATGATTCCACCCTCTTGCACATGTTTCCCACCATGATGCAATCTGCTGTGTTGTGATATAATCGCCAGAAGGCCCTCATCAGAGCTGAGCAGATACTAGCACTATGATCTTGAACCTCCAGATCTGTGAGATAAATATCCTTCCTTTACAAAGTACCCAGCCccctggtattttgttatagtaatagaaaatagACTAATACAGCAAGTGAAAAGACAAATGGATACCATCCCCCTTCCCTGTGACCACTCATAAGCTACTCATTTCACTCCAACTGTAGCAGGCTGCCATCCTCAGATCTAGTGCAGTGGCACAAATATTGTGCCCAGAATGATAGGCAAGCTGAAAAAATTAGTGCTCTGCAGCTCTGTCTGAGGTGActgaatttatttgaaagaagagggttaggattagttcaCACTAAAGGTATTGCTTAAAACAATAGAGGTCTTATTGGTGAGCAATACAGAGCTCTGTGATActagcagggaaaaaaaaaaagtgaaatagcaACCTGCCATTAGCTTAACAAAGTGGAAGAAACCACCAAGAAAATTTCTCCTATGCTCACATTTAGCTTTAAGGGCCTGTGCATGCACTAGGCTGCACCAAATCAGCAACAGAAAGTGGAGTCTATTTAAATGCATTTCCCAAGCCACACAGATATCTGCAAAAGGCAGAAACTTTCCTGGTTCAATGGACTGAAGTACAACCTTTCACCAAAAAGCTACTCTGACCTAGGGGTGACTCCTAGTAAGccaggattaaaaataaaatcacactcATCCCGAATGTACTGAAAGGCTGTGCACAAGCCCAAGGCTATGTCTTCCCAGGAGCAAATGCATGGGGACCGTCTAAGCCACTAGTTCCTGGCTGAACCTGTGGGGAAATAGTAAATTCCAAAGGCTGTGAAAGCAGAATTCATGCTGCACATATATCCAATGACCAATAGTGAAAATAAAACTGACTAGAGGCAAGCATCCACCAATGAGTGGCTTACACTCACCCATAAATTAACTCGGGAATGCCAGGGTAGAACACTAAAATAAGCACAAGGAGGGGTCGGGTCTGAGCTGGGATATTAGAGACTGAAAATTGACAGGAAAATAGATAACACAGAAATATTTCACCCAAGACactaaacaaataagcaaatgaccaaacaaacaacaatataAGTCAGCAGGGAGGAGGGCAGAAATCACTGTCTGAATTTGCTACAATATATTATCTAAGATGCCttcttttccatatatatatatatatatatatatatatatatatatatatatataaaacaggt from Urocitellus parryii isolate mUroPar1 chromosome 3, mUroPar1.hap1, whole genome shotgun sequence carries:
- the Prss42 gene encoding serine protease 42 — its product is MASRGGCLGLLAWLLLLQLQLGEAYASAVPLTSSGPTSGEVSGASGQEGPTGESVAHTDTPSMQTRTQVAPTHGPIGVLPHLLAFSSGEHAPVCGRPFLKIVGGFNAEEGKWPWQVSVRNREKHVCGGSLITAQWVLTAAHCIISHLQYSVKMGDRRLSTQKTSLVIPIRNIIVHPKFRTAATVINDIALLRLLYPVNFTTTIHPICVPSELFHVQTGTKCWVTGWGKTKQEADMNSTEILQEVDQQIILYQECNEKIQKALSSKRDLVLKGMICGDTKKGKDACQGDSGGPMSCEFNETWIQVGIVSWGVTCGHSDFPGVYTYLSFYSKWVVATVNQAVPLYSVMFLILLECLTLPVGILVTL